Genomic segment of Limnothrix sp. FACHB-406:
GACCAGCCGACGAAGACGAAGCGATCCCGCTTCAGCCAGTCGTCCACTACGTCGAACCACCCGCGTTCCGTGCCCACGCGTCCAACTGCGATGGTCATGGAAGAACTCCGAGTAAGAAGGGAAATAAATGACAAAAATGAGAGGTCAGGGATGATCGATGGCTAAGGGCGACTAAGCACAAAGCGATCGAATCGCCACAATCACTCTCAGAAAAGTTTAACTTTCTTTACCTAAATCCGGCTAGGGGATCGCCCCAGGAATTCGGCCGGGGGTTCCCCGGCATTGTGCGGGTCGATGCTCAGGGCGGGGCCCTGGGGCGATCGCCGGGCCCGAACCGGCAACTCACGCGATCGCCCGCTGCGGGGCCTGGTTCGGTCGCCCTGGGCGATCGCGTTGGCTGCCAGCGTCCTCAATCCCATCGCAAATCCTGATATTGCGCCTCGATCGACAGGATCGATCGCAATCCCGGCATATCCAACACCGTGGCATCGGCCGGCTTATTCAAAAAATGATGAACCAACAGCAGGCCCGTAAAAGTCCAGGTTTGGTAAAGACGCGCCTCTTGCCCCAACCAAACCCCCGTGGGCCCATCAAAATATTCCGGCCATTTTTGTTCCGGTAACCGCTTCAACAACACCTGATAGGCATCTTGCAAGCAATCCCAGAGCGACTCGTGCAAATGCCCAAAGCGATAGTAGGGCGTGGTTGACGTTTGTTGATGTCGCAAAACGGCCACCACAAAATACCAAAGCAGGCAGGGCCAGTGACCGCCATTGTGATAGCACCAGGGGCGATTTTTGGAGTCATATCCCGTTTTATTGCGCCAATCACTGGCATCCAACGGAGGATGGCAAATGCGCAAAGGCATTTCTCCAAACAAATCGGCTTGATTATTCAGCACCAATTGAAAGAGGGCACGCTGTTGGGAAAAGGTAAGCACATCAAAAATCGCGCCCAAGCAATTTCCCAAGGAAAAAAAGCGAAAATCGGGGCGACCTGTACGGATATTACCAATCAGATATCCCCCTTGATCGCCCAGCCAGGTTTGCAACCAGTGGGGAATCGTTTCGGTGCGAATATTATATTCATTGGAAACTCGCTCACCATATTGATCAGTGGGGCGACGGCGCAGGATTTGAATGGTTTTGCCATTAATCCAATAGTGCTGAAGCAGATAGCGACGCAGGCGACGGGCCAGGGCAGTGGCGTATCGTAATTGCCAAATTTGCTGCCGAATAAAGGGATCGGTGAGGGCTGCCGATCCGGCAGTGCTACCAATCACTTTTTCCTTCAGATCGCTATGAATTAAAACGACGGAACTGAGCAAGGCTCCATACAGCAAGGTTTGAATTTCTAAGGGTGCGCCCCACACATCCAAGGGGCGATCGATCATGAAGGCTCCATCGGGTACGTAAAGGGTTGGAGCGTGCCGAAACCATGGATGCAAAATCAGCCGCAGAAACCGCTGGATTCCCTGTTGGACTTTGGGTTGTTGGCTCCAACTCCAATCGCCCGTGCGTTGCACATAAACATGGGCCAAAATCGGCCACCAAAGGCTGGCATCAACGGAGGAAACCCGCCCGATCGCCCGTTGGCCATAGTCAGCTACCAGGGTTTGGCTGTTGGGTTCCACATAGAAGCTGCTGGGAAAAATGCCTTCCGTTTGGGGATCGGTGCTTTGCAAGTCCAGACAAATGTCTAGGAAATCTCGCAGCAAATCCGCTCGTCCATCCACCAAAAAATAAATCATCACGGGTACGTTATCCCGGATGAAAACTTCGTTGTAATTCAGGTCAGGATCCGGCGGGGCATCGGGTCGATCGCGCCGAGGTTGTGGCAAGGCGGCAAAGGTTCCCACGGGGCGATCGCGACAGTAAACAATTGATTTGTCATAGAGCAAATGCCGCGCGTGATGAATACTTTGAACGCTGTCAAATCGAGCCATAAATGCAAATCCTTAGCGGAAATCTATCGCCTTGTGGCCGGTGCTTAACCGATCGCTGGGCAATTTGAGGTTCGGGTAACCCCTCCAAGCTACTCAAAATTCGCTGGTTATGCTGGAGAGGCCGAGCGGCACGTTTCGGCCGGTCGTTCAACCAGTCGTTTCACCGTCAGTTGCCGAGTTACTCAAGGCTCGATTCAGCATCCCGAGGGTCATTGGTCATTACCCATCGCTGAAGAACGGGCTGTTCATGGAGGATTCCAACAGAACCATGACTGACTTGAAAAACCTGTATATCGTCACCATTAGCATTCACGGCTTGCTGCGGGGCAGCAATTTGGAACTGGGCCGCGATGCTGATACGGGTGGTCAAACCAAGTACGTGGTGGAGCTGGCGCGATCGCTCGCCCAGCGTCCAGAAATTGATCGGGTCGATCTCATCACTCGCCGCATCCAAGACCCGAAAGTGAGCGCCGACTATGCCCAGCCCATTGAACCCCTCAGCCCCAAATCGCAAATCGTTCGGCTGCCGGCCGGGCCGCGTCGCTATCTGCGCAAGGAGGTGCTTTGGCCCCATCTCGATATCTTTGCCGATGAAGTCTTGCGCTACCTGCGCACGGTGGGCCGCACGCCGGATTTGATTCACAGTCACTACGCCGATGCGGGCTATGTGGGATCCCGGGTGGCCGGGTGGCTGGGTGTGCCCCTGGTACATACGGGCCATTCACTGGGGCGGGTGAAGTTGCAGCGGATGTTGGAGCAAGGCAGCAAACCGGCCGCCCTGGAGGAGCAGTTCCACTTCAACACCCGCATTGAAGCGGAGGAAGTCACCCTGGCCAGTGCCAGCTTGATTGTGGCCAGCACACAACAGGAAGTGCAGGAGCAATATCAGGTTTATGACAATTACCAGCCCGATCGGATGGTGGTGATTCCGCCGGGCACGGAGCTGCAGCAGTTTTATCCACCGCCGGCCCAGTGGCCCACCCCACCGATCCAAACCCAGCTCGATCGATTCCTCACCGAGCCGCAGAAGCCGATGATCCTGGCCCTGTCGCGGGCGGAGCGGCGCAAGAATGTGGCCAGTTTGGTGCAGGCCTATGGCGAGTCGCCGGAGTTGCAATCCCTGGCCAACCTGGTGTTGGTGCTGGGCAGCCGCACGGACATTGCAGCCATGGAGCCGGGCCCCAGGCAGGTGATGACGGAACTGATGCTGTTGATCGATCGCTACGATCTCTACGGCAAGGTGGCCTATCCCAAGCAACACCAAAGCACCGACGTGGCGGATTTATATCGCCTGGCCACCCAAACTCGGGGCGTGTTCATTAATCCGGCCCTGACGGAACCCTTTGGCTTAACGTTGATTGAGGCGGCGGCCAGCGGTTTGCCGGTGGTGGCCACCAATGACGGCGGCCCGCGCGATATTCTGGCGGCCTGTGCCAACGGGCAGTTGGTGGATCCGTTGAATCTTGACCAAATTCGATCGGCCCTTTACCAAGCCTTGACCCAGCCCGATCGTTGGCAACAGTGGTCTGAGCAAGGTTTGGCAGGCGTGCGACGCACCTTTTCCTGGGAAGCCCATACGGAAAAATATCTGCAACAGATTCGGCAACTGTTACAACCCAAGGCCTTGCATGTGGGCAGCGCCCTCAGCGTCACCACCCCAACCCATCGCCAGCGACAGGAGGTTTCCACGAACCCGCTGATTCGGGCAGAACATCTGTTCATTTCCGACATTGACAACACCCTGATTGGCGATCGCGAAGGACTGGATCAGCTCTTGGCCCAGTTGCTGGTGGACGATCGGGCGATCGGGTTTGGTGTGGCCACCGGGCGCACCCTGCCCAGCGCCCTCGAAACCCTGCAAGATTGGCAAATCCCGCTCCCGGATGTGTTGATCACGGCCGTTGGCAGCGAAATTCACTACGGCCCCGACCTGGTTCCCGACACCCGTTGGCGACAATACATCAGCCACAACTGGCAACCGAACGCCATCCGCAACGCCTTGAACGACATGGAAGGCCTGGTGTTGCAGCCCGCTGCCAACCAGCGATCGCACAAGATCAGCTATTGGATTGATCCGCAAATTGCGCCCCAAATTCGCCAAATTCGCCAATATCTGCGCCGTCAGGGGCTAAATGTCCGGCTAATTAGCTCCCATGGGCAATATTTAGACATTTTGCCCTGGCGTGCCTCCAAGGGCGATGCCCTTCGCTACTGCGCTCTGAAGTGGGGATTTTTGATCAAAAACCTGCTGGTGGCGGGCGATTCGGGCAATGATGTTTCCATGCTGCGGGGCAACACCCGGGCCGTGGTGGTGGGGAACCACAGTCGCGAACTCGATCGGCTGCGCACTCATCCAAACATCTACTTTGCCGGAGGGCACTACGCTTGGGGCATTTTGGAAGGGTTAGCCCATTACCAAATTCCTGGCTTTGGCGATCGGCCTCCGTCCCCGTTGGTGTATCCCAGCCCGATCGCCCGTTTCGGTAGCAGCTCGATCGCAGGCGATCGCCCCGGTGGCCCCAAACAGCCAACCTTGCAGCGGGCCCTGTCTTGAGCCTAATGGGCGACCGTCAAGTCACATTCCCAAACCGATCCTTCCCATAATTCAGTGCTCGATCGGGCGCTGGTTGGCCTCCGAAGCGTGATCGTTGCGACGGAAGCTAGCAGGGTCTCATGCTCAAATCATGAGGGATCGGGCAACTCCAACAACATCCATGCGGGTTCAGCAGTCCCATCCTGGCGAGGCTGCTTAGCCCGCATCTGCTTTCTGTTTTGTTTTCTGTTTTATAGATCGGCTGATCAATCGGCTGGTCGATCGGCTAGTCGATCGGTTGGTGGATCAGTCTAGATGTCAGTTTGCATCTCTTTCGCATCTCTAATCCGGTGAGCTTCAGGGAGCGAATCAAAACCTTGAAATCGGGACTTTCTGCGGCAGCGTCCGGGTAATCTCAGTTAGTCTGTGCTGAGGGAATTGTTGCTTGCTCAAACCAAGCCTCTTGCACCATGGCCGATCGCGTGCTGCCCTGCCCCATTCGCTTGTGCCTCTATTGCCCTGGAGTCATGCCCGCAAGCCGCTGGCCCCAGTCTCCTCAGCTTCAACCCAGTCCCCCAATCATTCCCGACGGACTTCCCAAAGTCATTCTTCCCAAAGCAATTCTTCCCAAAATAATTCAGGCCGTCCTTTCAGACTGTTGTTAACGTATGGGAAGCGTTGATCGTCCTGTGCGATCGCCCCTGGGGATCCGTCATCCTGCCTTCGAGAAGTCCTGTTGCCTAGCCCCATGACCGACCCGTTCAGCACCGCCTCATCTCCTGCTGGATCGACCTCACCATCGACCCCACCGTCTCGGTCAGAACCTGACGCGAGCATTGCTCTGCACCCGGAGGCCGATTCGGCTCCCCCCTACCGGGCCGTGAGCTTTGATGAGCATCAGGTCAATTTTCAGTCTCTGATTGAAAAAGCCACGGATATTGTAGTGATTTTGGACAGTTGCGGAATTTTTCGCTACGTCAGTCCCTCCACCGAGGGCATTTTGGGCTACACCTCCGCTGAAACCGTGGGGCAACCGGTCGAAAACTTCGTGCATCCGGTAGATTTACCCGCCGTCCAAGGCACGATCGCGGCGGCCCTGGCCCAACCCGGCGTGAGTCAACGGCTGTCGGATTATCGCGTGCGCCATGGGGACGGCTCTTGGCGTTTTTTTGATGCGGTCACCACCAATTTGCTGGACGATTCGGCCGTGCGCGGCATTGTGGTGAACTGCCACGACATCACGGAACGGCGCTTGGCCGATCGGGTGTTGATTGAACGGGCCCGGCTGTCCAAGTTGGAGGCGGAGGTGGGGGCGGCCCTTGCTTCTGGGGGATCGCTGTCGGAAGTGTTGCAACGTTGCACCCAAACGATCGCCGGGGCCCTGCAAGTGCCCTTTGTGCGGGTTTGGACCTATAACCGGGAGGCGCGGTTGCTGGAGTTGCGAGCCTCAGCCGGCCAACATTCCCTGGTGGCGGAATTTCCCACCTATATCCCGATCGGGGCTTCCCTGGTGGGGGCGATCGCCCAAAGTCGCCAACCCTACCTGACCAACTGCACCGCCACCGACCCCAACTTTGAGGCCCGCGATTGGCTCGACAGTGAGCAGGTTGTGGCCTTTGCGGGCTATCCCCTGATTGTGGATGACCAATTGGTGGGGGTGATGGCCCTGTTTGGGCGGCGGCCCATGGTGTCGGCGGAGCATGGGGCCCTGGGTTGGATTGCCAGCGTCTTGGCCATGGCCATTGACCGAGCCTGGGCCCGCGAGGCCCTAATGTCGCGGCGGGAGGCGCTGCTGTTTCGGTTGGCGGGGCAAATTCGCCAATCCCTGGATGTGGAAGTGGTTTTGCAAGCGGCGGTGCAGGAGATTCGATCGCTGCTGCATGTCGATCGTTGCTTGTTTTTGAACTATTGCCCCCGGCCGGTGAACAAGGATGTGACCTTCCTGGAGCAATCCTATTGGGAAGTGGCGGCCGAGTCGGCCCAGGGCGGTCTACCGAGCTTTGTGGGCAAGCAGTTACACGGCTTGGCGGCGGGAGTTGCGCCGTTGCTGTTGCAGTGGGAAATTGTTTGCACCGATGAGGTGGTGCGGCCGGCGGCGATTACGGTGCAGGAATTTTTGGCGCAACTGTCGGCGGGGGCCGCGTTGATTTTGCCGGTTCAGGGCAGCCGCACCACCTTTTTGGGGGCGGTGGCCTGTGTGGAGCATCGGGGCGATCGAATTTGGAGCGAAAGCGAGGTGGGCCTGTTGCGGGGGGTGTGCGACCAATTGGCGATCGCCCTGGATCAAGCGGCCCTTTACACCGATGCCCAAGACAAGGCCCGCCAAGCCCGCGACCAGGCCGATCGCCTGGCCCAAGCCCTGGATGAGTTGCAGTCCACCCAAATGCAACTGTTCCAAAGCGAAAAGATGTCCAGCTTGGGGCAAATGGTGGCCGGCATTGCCCACGAAATCAACAACCCGATCGCCGTTGTCCATGGCAATTTGAAATATGCCCGGCAATATTTGGCGGAATTGCTGAGGGTGATTGACACCTATCGATCGACCTATCCCGAAGCCCACGAGGCGATCGACCAACTGTTGCGGGACATTGACTTAACCTTTGTTCGCCAAGACTTCACGAAACTCTTAGAAGCCATGGGGTTGGCAGCGGAGCGAATTCGGCAAATTGTCCTTTCCCTGCGCAACTTTGCTCGCCTCGATCGGGCAGGAATGAAACCCACCAATCTCCACGAATGCTTGGACGAAACCCTCACCCTCCTGCGCCACCGACTGGAACCCAATGGGCGGTTTGGGGGCATTCAGTTGGAGATCGATCGGGGAGAATTGCCCCTGGTGACCTGCCATGGGGGGCAGATGGCCCAGGTGTTGATGAACCTCATTGGCAATGCGATTGACGCGATGGAGTCGATCGATCGGCCCGCCATCTTGAAAATCAGCACTCGCCTGTTGAGCAACGGCCCCCAATCGATCGCGGAAATTGCCATTCGTGATTCGGGCTATGGGATTTCTGACGACATTCGCCCCCATCTGTTTAATCCCTTCTTCACCACCAAGCCCGTGGGTCGCGGCACGGGCTTGGGCCTGTCCATCACCTATCAAATTGTGGTGGAAAATCACGGCGGCACGATCGACTGGACTTCCGACCCGGAATGGGGCACAGAATTTGTGATTCGGCTGCCGGTGTTGCTGCCCCTGCCGCCCAGTTGCCGCACCTGAGCGATTGCAGTTTGGCCAACCAGCCCTAACGCGGCGTGGCTGGGGCGCTTGAGGGAGTGGGTGCGCTGGCGGGCGCAAGGTTTGGCGTAAAGGGGCGATCGTGTCCACCCAAGGCCCGCACGATCGCCCGCGTATTTTGCGCCAACATCTTCACGTAGCTCTCGGCCGGCCCCCCAGCCACCCCGATCGAATCCGCATAGAGCTTGTCGGGAGCCAGGGTGACACCACTTTCCGCCGCCACCGTCTCAATCAAAGCCGGGTTAATGGTTGTTTCTGCAAAAATTGCTGGCACTTTGGCTTGGCGAATGGCCGCCGCCATCCGGGCCATGGTTTGGGCGCTGGGTTGCTCCTCAGTGCTAATGCCAATCAGGGTTCCGAGCACCGGAATCCGATAGGTCTGGGCATAGTACTGAAAAGCATCGTGGGTGGTCACCAGTCGTCGCTGGGCGGCGGGAATGGTTTGGATTTGGACACCAATCCATTGATCAAGCTGTTTGAGTTCCCCCAACAACCGATCGGCATTGGCCACAAACTCCGCCCGATCGCCCGGGGAAAGCTTGCTTAATTCATCCCGAATCGCCATCACCATCACCATTCCATTGCGGGCACTGCCCCACACATGGGGATCCGGAACCGTTGCCCCCTGCTCGGTCAAGGTGAGGGCCGGCACTCGCTCCCCGATCGCCACAGCCTTTGCCGTCTGTCCCGAAGATTGAATCAGCTTAATAATTCCCGGCTCCAGGTTATAGCCATTGTAAAAAATCCGATTTGCTCGCTCGATCGCCACCGTATCGCGCGGCACGGGTTCATAGAGGTGGGGGTCATCACCGGGTCTAAGCAAGCCTTTCACGATCACTTCATCACCCGCCACCCGTTGGGTTAAGTCCGTCAAAATCGTGCTGGTGACCACCACCGTGGGCCGATCGGGCCCACTGGGTCGCTCTCCTAACCCACAGCTCACTAGCAAGACCCCAATCCCCAAACTGCCCAGCCATCGCCCCCAAGAAAAACCGGGGCCCCGCTGCCCGATCGAGGGCTGGCCGGTTGTGTGGTGTTTTCGCAGTGATGCCAGTTGTGATTGCTGGCGTAATTTCTGGCGTGCTTTCTGGGGTAATTGGGGTAATTTCTGCCGTGGTTTTCGGGGTTCTAAGGGTCGAATCATGTGCCGTTTCTCCATTGCCAT
This window contains:
- a CDS encoding glycoside hydrolase 100 family protein → MARFDSVQSIHHARHLLYDKSIVYCRDRPVGTFAALPQPRRDRPDAPPDPDLNYNEVFIRDNVPVMIYFLVDGRADLLRDFLDICLDLQSTDPQTEGIFPSSFYVEPNSQTLVADYGQRAIGRVSSVDASLWWPILAHVYVQRTGDWSWSQQPKVQQGIQRFLRLILHPWFRHAPTLYVPDGAFMIDRPLDVWGAPLEIQTLLYGALLSSVVLIHSDLKEKVIGSTAGSAALTDPFIRQQIWQLRYATALARRLRRYLLQHYWINGKTIQILRRRPTDQYGERVSNEYNIRTETIPHWLQTWLGDQGGYLIGNIRTGRPDFRFFSLGNCLGAIFDVLTFSQQRALFQLVLNNQADLFGEMPLRICHPPLDASDWRNKTGYDSKNRPWCYHNGGHWPCLLWYFVVAVLRHQQTSTTPYYRFGHLHESLWDCLQDAYQVLLKRLPEQKWPEYFDGPTGVWLGQEARLYQTWTFTGLLLVHHFLNKPADATVLDMPGLRSILSIEAQYQDLRWD
- a CDS encoding metal ABC transporter solute-binding protein, Zn/Mn family, yielding MIRPLEPRKPRQKLPQLPQKARQKLRQQSQLASLRKHHTTGQPSIGQRGPGFSWGRWLGSLGIGVLLVSCGLGERPSGPDRPTVVVTSTILTDLTQRVAGDEVIVKGLLRPGDDPHLYEPVPRDTVAIERANRIFYNGYNLEPGIIKLIQSSGQTAKAVAIGERVPALTLTEQGATVPDPHVWGSARNGMVMVMAIRDELSKLSPGDRAEFVANADRLLGELKQLDQWIGVQIQTIPAAQRRLVTTHDAFQYYAQTYRIPVLGTLIGISTEEQPSAQTMARMAAAIRQAKVPAIFAETTINPALIETVAAESGVTLAPDKLYADSIGVAGGPAESYVKMLAQNTRAIVRALGGHDRPFTPNLAPASAPTPSSAPATPR
- a CDS encoding ATP-binding protein; the encoded protein is MTDPFSTASSPAGSTSPSTPPSRSEPDASIALHPEADSAPPYRAVSFDEHQVNFQSLIEKATDIVVILDSCGIFRYVSPSTEGILGYTSAETVGQPVENFVHPVDLPAVQGTIAAALAQPGVSQRLSDYRVRHGDGSWRFFDAVTTNLLDDSAVRGIVVNCHDITERRLADRVLIERARLSKLEAEVGAALASGGSLSEVLQRCTQTIAGALQVPFVRVWTYNREARLLELRASAGQHSLVAEFPTYIPIGASLVGAIAQSRQPYLTNCTATDPNFEARDWLDSEQVVAFAGYPLIVDDQLVGVMALFGRRPMVSAEHGALGWIASVLAMAIDRAWAREALMSRREALLFRLAGQIRQSLDVEVVLQAAVQEIRSLLHVDRCLFLNYCPRPVNKDVTFLEQSYWEVAAESAQGGLPSFVGKQLHGLAAGVAPLLLQWEIVCTDEVVRPAAITVQEFLAQLSAGAALILPVQGSRTTFLGAVACVEHRGDRIWSESEVGLLRGVCDQLAIALDQAALYTDAQDKARQARDQADRLAQALDELQSTQMQLFQSEKMSSLGQMVAGIAHEINNPIAVVHGNLKYARQYLAELLRVIDTYRSTYPEAHEAIDQLLRDIDLTFVRQDFTKLLEAMGLAAERIRQIVLSLRNFARLDRAGMKPTNLHECLDETLTLLRHRLEPNGRFGGIQLEIDRGELPLVTCHGGQMAQVLMNLIGNAIDAMESIDRPAILKISTRLLSNGPQSIAEIAIRDSGYGISDDIRPHLFNPFFTTKPVGRGTGLGLSITYQIVVENHGGTIDWTSDPEWGTEFVIRLPVLLPLPPSCRT
- a CDS encoding HAD-IIB family hydrolase; translation: MTDLKNLYIVTISIHGLLRGSNLELGRDADTGGQTKYVVELARSLAQRPEIDRVDLITRRIQDPKVSADYAQPIEPLSPKSQIVRLPAGPRRYLRKEVLWPHLDIFADEVLRYLRTVGRTPDLIHSHYADAGYVGSRVAGWLGVPLVHTGHSLGRVKLQRMLEQGSKPAALEEQFHFNTRIEAEEVTLASASLIVASTQQEVQEQYQVYDNYQPDRMVVIPPGTELQQFYPPPAQWPTPPIQTQLDRFLTEPQKPMILALSRAERRKNVASLVQAYGESPELQSLANLVLVLGSRTDIAAMEPGPRQVMTELMLLIDRYDLYGKVAYPKQHQSTDVADLYRLATQTRGVFINPALTEPFGLTLIEAAASGLPVVATNDGGPRDILAACANGQLVDPLNLDQIRSALYQALTQPDRWQQWSEQGLAGVRRTFSWEAHTEKYLQQIRQLLQPKALHVGSALSVTTPTHRQRQEVSTNPLIRAEHLFISDIDNTLIGDREGLDQLLAQLLVDDRAIGFGVATGRTLPSALETLQDWQIPLPDVLITAVGSEIHYGPDLVPDTRWRQYISHNWQPNAIRNALNDMEGLVLQPAANQRSHKISYWIDPQIAPQIRQIRQYLRRQGLNVRLISSHGQYLDILPWRASKGDALRYCALKWGFLIKNLLVAGDSGNDVSMLRGNTRAVVVGNHSRELDRLRTHPNIYFAGGHYAWGILEGLAHYQIPGFGDRPPSPLVYPSPIARFGSSSIAGDRPGGPKQPTLQRALS